From the Leptolyngbya sp. O-77 genome, one window contains:
- a CDS encoding bifunctional ADP-dependent NAD(P)H-hydrate dehydratase/NAD(P)H-hydrate epimerase yields MRHTQIQQFVVSASQMAAIESRVFAAGMPVAALMEKVAGLITRRVCELYPDARTTFGILVGPGHNGGDALVVARELHFRGYDVKLFAPFASLKELTACHAHYAASLGIPQVALNELADCDVLIDGLFGFGLTRPLSGDIAAAVDQINTWQKPVLSIDLPSGLHTNTGAVLGTAVRATRTFCLGLWKQAFLQDQGQDWIGQAELLDFDLPLADIVEVLGTPPDLCRITPQRAIAALPLPRSATTHKYREGHLLLVCGSRQYAGAALLAAQAARASGVGMLSVAVPESLRLMVVAQVPDALVWGCEETEGGAIAHLPEDLNLSDYTAIACGCGLTRKPVSLVKQLLETPTPLLLDADGLNILATLDPVPTLRNRPAPTVLTPHPGEFRRLFPDLGAASGRKEQGDSQNDPCGNRIETVRRAAQQSGAIVLLKGAKVAIGTTQHPAVWLNPDSTPALARGGSGDVLTGLLGGLLAQAARRNLPLEPVVAAATWWHAAAGRLAAAAHSELGADASTQIRYLPRVLQSNDFDDSSDFGF; encoded by the coding sequence ATGCGGCACACCCAGATTCAGCAGTTTGTCGTTTCGGCCAGCCAGATGGCAGCCATCGAGTCGCGGGTGTTTGCAGCGGGGATGCCCGTGGCGGCGCTGATGGAAAAGGTGGCGGGGCTAATTACCCGGCGCGTGTGTGAGCTGTATCCCGACGCGCGAACGACATTTGGCATCCTGGTCGGGCCGGGGCACAACGGGGGCGACGCGCTGGTGGTAGCGCGGGAGCTGCATTTTCGCGGCTATGATGTGAAACTTTTTGCGCCGTTTGCCAGTCTCAAGGAGCTAACGGCTTGCCATGCCCACTATGCCGCCAGTTTGGGCATTCCCCAGGTGGCGCTAAACGAGCTGGCAGATTGCGATGTGCTGATCGACGGATTGTTTGGCTTTGGGCTGACGCGGCCGCTCTCTGGCGACATCGCCGCCGCGGTTGACCAGATCAACACCTGGCAGAAACCCGTGCTGAGCATTGACCTGCCCTCTGGACTGCACACCAACACTGGCGCGGTGCTGGGAACGGCCGTGCGAGCGACGCGCACTTTCTGCCTGGGGCTGTGGAAGCAGGCGTTTTTGCAAGACCAGGGGCAAGACTGGATTGGGCAGGCGGAACTGCTTGATTTTGACCTGCCCTTGGCGGATATTGTCGAGGTGCTGGGAACCCCGCCTGATCTTTGCCGGATCACGCCACAGCGGGCGATCGCCGCTCTCCCGCTGCCCCGATCTGCCACGACGCACAAGTACCGCGAGGGACACTTGCTGCTGGTGTGCGGATCGCGGCAATATGCCGGGGCAGCGCTGTTGGCGGCGCAGGCGGCGCGGGCCAGCGGCGTGGGGATGCTGTCGGTGGCCGTGCCGGAATCTTTGCGGCTGATGGTGGTGGCGCAGGTGCCGGATGCACTGGTGTGGGGCTGCGAAGAAACAGAAGGGGGGGCGATCGCCCACTTGCCTGAAGACCTGAACCTGTCAGACTACACGGCGATCGCCTGCGGTTGTGGGCTGACCCGCAAGCCAGTGAGCCTGGTCAAGCAACTCCTGGAAACACCCACGCCGCTGCTGCTAGATGCCGACGGGCTGAATATTTTGGCGACGCTCGACCCAGTTCCCACGCTGCGGAACCGACCTGCTCCAACCGTCCTCACGCCGCATCCGGGCGAGTTTCGCCGTCTGTTTCCCGATCTGGGGGCAGCGTCGGGAAGGAAGGAACAGGGCGATTCGCAAAACGATCCCTGCGGGAATCGCATCGAAACGGTGCGCCGTGCCGCGCAGCAGTCTGGGGCGATCGTGCTGCTAAAGGGGGCAAAAGTGGCGATCGGCACAACCCAGCATCCGGCTGTGTGGCTGAATCCAGACAGCACGCCTGCCCTGGCACGAGGCGGCAGTGGCGATGTGTTGACGGGGCTGCTGGGCGGGCTGCTGGCTCAGGCGGCGCGTCGCAATCTACCCCTGGAGCCAGTCGTGGCCGCGGCCACCTGGTGGCACGCCGCCGCCGGACGACTCGCCGCCGCCGCCCACAGCGAACTGGGCGCAGATGCCAGCACGCAGATCCGCTATTTGCCGCGGGTATTGCAATCGAACGATTTTGACGATTCTAGCGATTTTGGATTTTAG
- a CDS encoding 5-formyltetrahydrofolate cyclo-ligase encodes MDLTAGSQADRDQEKAIRRRSLLKARQTMHPDLWREKSDRLCARLQSWEGFAQARTVLAYFSVRQEPDLSPLFHLPKRWGFPRCVEKEMVWHRWSPDGAGMPRAYPLQTGAFGIPEPHPLSLQLSPAEVDLILVPALACDVQGYRLGYGGGFYDRMLSAPQWRGKPTIGIVFEYARVPRLPRDPWDRPLQGICTETGLFLADG; translated from the coding sequence TTGGATCTCACCGCTGGTTCCCAAGCTGACCGTGATCAGGAAAAGGCCATTCGACGGCGATCGCTGCTCAAGGCCCGTCAGACGATGCATCCTGACCTGTGGCGCGAAAAGAGCGATCGCCTCTGTGCCCGGTTGCAAAGCTGGGAGGGATTTGCTCAGGCGCGGACGGTTCTCGCCTACTTCAGCGTGCGCCAAGAGCCTGACCTCAGCCCATTGTTTCATTTGCCCAAGCGTTGGGGCTTTCCCCGCTGTGTTGAAAAGGAAATGGTCTGGCATCGCTGGTCGCCCGATGGAGCCGGGATGCCCCGCGCCTACCCGCTGCAAACGGGGGCGTTTGGTATCCCGGAACCCCATCCCCTGTCGCTCCAGCTCAGCCCCGCAGAGGTAGACCTGATCCTGGTTCCGGCGCTGGCGTGTGACGTGCAGGGCTATCGGCTGGGCTACGGCGGCGGATTTTATGACCGGATGCTGAGTGCGCCCCAGTGGCGGGGCAAACCCACAATTGGCATTGTGTTTGAGTATGCCCGTGTGCCCCGGCTGCCAAGAGATCCCTGGGATCGCCCGCTACAGGGCATCTGCACTGAAACAGGGCTATTCCTGGCAGACGGCTAA
- the ftsH gene encoding ATP-dependent zinc metalloprotease FtsH yields the protein MRDFRPRPLTPKTPLPRTRSTRTARAAATGAVAAVWLALQAVLAAPPALSQTSTARSQERLSYTGLIEKIEAGQVSRIEVDSARGVAQVYLKDRSNTPQEVILFSNSDDNQALFETARDNNVDVAAQSSADSSAVSWFITNALLAFLLIAGLLMILRRSSNASGQAMNFGKSRARFMMEAKTGVTFDNVAGIEEAKEELQEVVTFLKKPERFTAVGAKIPKGVLLVGPPGTGKTLMAKAIAGEAGVPFFSISGSEFVEMFVGVGASRVRDLFKKAKENAPCIIFIDEIDAVGRQRGAGIGGGNDEREQTLNQLLTEMDGFEGNTGIIIIAATNRPDVLDSALLRPGRFDRQVQVDLPGYNGRLGILEVHARDKKLAKEVSLEAIARRTPGFSGADLANLLNEAAILTARRRKEEITPLEIDDAIDRITTGMTLTPLLDSKKKRLIAYHEVGHALLMTLLKNSDPLNKVTIIPRSGGVGGFAQQTFNEEMIDSGLYTRAWLLDRITIALGGRAAEEEVFGDSEVTVGASGDIRVVADLAREMVTRYGMSDLGPFALESGNNEVFLGRDLMSRSEYSEEIAVKIDHQVRDIATRCHREARRIIRENRALVDKLVEILLEQETIDGEQFRKIVAESVELPEQQLAAQGI from the coding sequence ATGCGTGATTTTCGACCCCGCCCGCTGACCCCAAAAACTCCTCTGCCCCGCACCCGCTCTACTCGAACTGCCCGCGCTGCGGCGACAGGTGCAGTGGCAGCGGTCTGGCTGGCGTTGCAAGCCGTGCTGGCCGCCCCGCCCGCGCTGTCGCAAACCAGCACAGCCCGGTCTCAAGAGCGCCTCAGCTACACGGGGCTGATCGAAAAAATTGAAGCAGGGCAGGTGTCCAGGATCGAGGTCGATTCTGCGCGGGGTGTGGCGCAGGTCTACCTGAAGGATCGCAGCAATACGCCGCAGGAAGTCATTCTCTTCAGCAATTCAGACGATAACCAGGCGCTATTTGAAACGGCACGGGATAATAACGTCGATGTCGCGGCTCAGTCTTCGGCAGATAGCAGCGCGGTTTCCTGGTTTATTACCAATGCGCTGCTGGCGTTTCTGCTGATTGCAGGGCTGCTGATGATCTTGCGCCGCTCTAGCAATGCCTCTGGGCAGGCAATGAACTTTGGCAAGTCTCGCGCCCGCTTCATGATGGAAGCTAAGACGGGCGTGACGTTCGACAACGTGGCAGGGATTGAAGAAGCAAAAGAGGAACTGCAAGAGGTGGTGACGTTCCTGAAGAAGCCGGAACGCTTCACCGCCGTCGGGGCTAAGATTCCCAAAGGCGTGCTGCTGGTGGGGCCGCCAGGAACTGGGAAAACGCTGATGGCCAAGGCGATCGCCGGAGAGGCAGGCGTTCCCTTCTTCAGCATTTCCGGTTCAGAATTTGTGGAAATGTTCGTCGGCGTGGGCGCATCCCGCGTCCGCGACCTGTTCAAAAAAGCCAAGGAAAATGCGCCCTGCATTATCTTTATCGATGAGATTGATGCGGTAGGACGGCAGCGCGGCGCGGGCATCGGCGGCGGCAACGACGAGCGGGAGCAAACGCTGAACCAGTTGCTGACCGAGATGGACGGCTTTGAGGGCAACACGGGCATCATCATCATCGCGGCTACCAACCGGCCCGACGTACTAGATTCGGCGCTGCTGCGTCCCGGCCGGTTCGACCGTCAGGTGCAGGTCGATTTACCCGGTTACAACGGTCGTCTGGGCATTTTGGAAGTCCACGCCCGCGACAAGAAGCTGGCAAAAGAGGTGTCGCTGGAGGCGATCGCCCGCCGCACGCCCGGGTTCTCTGGGGCTGACTTGGCAAACCTGCTGAACGAAGCTGCCATCCTCACGGCCCGCCGTCGCAAAGAAGAAATCACCCCGCTGGAAATCGACGATGCCATCGACCGCATCACCACGGGCATGACGCTAACGCCGCTGCTCGACAGCAAGAAAAAGCGACTGATTGCGTATCACGAGGTCGGCCATGCGCTGCTGATGACCCTGCTGAAAAACTCCGATCCGTTGAACAAAGTGACCATCATCCCCCGCTCCGGCGGCGTGGGCGGCTTCGCGCAGCAGACCTTCAACGAAGAGATGATCGATAGCGGACTGTACACCCGCGCTTGGCTGCTCGACCGCATTACAATCGCGCTGGGCGGTCGCGCCGCTGAGGAAGAGGTGTTTGGTGACTCGGAAGTGACCGTTGGAGCCAGCGGCGATATTCGCGTGGTCGCCGATCTGGCCCGTGAAATGGTGACCCGTTACGGCATGTCTGATTTGGGCCCCTTTGCGCTCGAAAGTGGCAACAATGAAGTATTCCTGGGGCGGGATCTAATGTCGCGGTCGGAATATTCCGAGGAAATTGCCGTCAAGATCGATCATCAGGTTCGCGATATTGCCACCCGGTGCCACCGCGAAGCCCGCCGCATCATCCGCGAGAACCGTGCCCTGGTAGACAAGCTGGTAGAGATTTTGCTGGAGCAGGAAACCATTGATGGGGAACAGTTCCGCAAGATTGTAGCCGAGTCGGTGGAGTTACCCGAACAGCAGCTTGCTGCCCAGGGGATTTAG
- a CDS encoding zinc-dependent alcohol dehydrogenase family protein — MKAVLMTAPGAPEVLQLHNVPEPRLTSDTALLVRLKAAGVNPIDTKLRKRGTFYPDQMPAILGCDGAGVVEAVGARVKQFHIGEAVYFCQGGLGGTPGTYAEFAVVEERCVAPKPATLSFAEAAAAPLVLITAWEALCDRARLQSGQTVMVQAGAGGVGHVAIQLARLMGARVYTTVSTEEKSALARDLGAAATIDYRTTNPVAEVMALTQGAGVDVSFDTVGGSVLSQCFAMTRVYGDVVSILAPDPQTDWKTARDRNLRVSFELMLTPMLQGLESAQTHQAEILQRCAQWIDQGKLRIVLSHVFPLAEAAAAHRLLEAGSCLGKIALAIAD; from the coding sequence GTGAAAGCCGTCCTAATGACTGCGCCAGGTGCGCCGGAAGTGCTGCAACTGCACAACGTTCCTGAACCCCGCCTGACGAGCGATACTGCGCTGCTGGTACGCCTGAAGGCGGCAGGCGTGAACCCGATTGACACGAAGCTGCGGAAGCGCGGCACGTTTTACCCGGATCAGATGCCCGCAATTTTGGGCTGCGACGGAGCGGGCGTGGTCGAGGCGGTTGGAGCCAGGGTGAAACAGTTTCATATTGGTGAGGCAGTGTACTTTTGCCAGGGCGGGCTGGGCGGAACGCCGGGAACCTACGCAGAATTTGCCGTGGTAGAAGAACGCTGCGTTGCGCCCAAGCCCGCCACGCTGAGTTTTGCCGAAGCGGCTGCTGCGCCGTTGGTCTTGATTACTGCTTGGGAAGCCTTGTGCGATCGCGCTCGGCTCCAGTCGGGGCAGACGGTGATGGTGCAGGCGGGCGCGGGCGGTGTGGGGCATGTGGCGATTCAACTGGCGCGGCTGATGGGGGCGCGGGTTTACACCACCGTTAGCACTGAGGAAAAGTCGGCACTGGCGCGAGATCTGGGGGCCGCCGCCACGATCGATTATCGAACCACCAATCCTGTGGCTGAAGTGATGGCGCTGACCCAGGGCGCTGGGGTGGATGTCAGCTTTGATACGGTGGGCGGCAGCGTGCTGTCGCAGTGCTTCGCGATGACGCGGGTGTATGGCGATGTGGTATCGATCCTTGCGCCCGACCCGCAGACGGATTGGAAGACGGCCCGCGATCGCAACTTGCGGGTTAGCTTTGAACTCATGCTTACTCCCATGCTCCAGGGACTAGAATCTGCCCAGACCCACCAGGCAGAAATTCTCCAGCGCTGCGCCCAGTGGATCGACCAGGGCAAGCTTCGTATTGTTCTCAGCCATGTCTTTCCGCTGGCCGAGGCAGCAGCGGCGCATCGGCTACTGGAAGCAGGTTCCTGCCTTGGAAAGATCGCGCTGGCGATCGCCGATTGA
- a CDS encoding alpha/beta hydrolase: protein MSRVAGLVILLLSGVGLFLSLWTVVPAPTLALLPLGVGAPEISPLLMLVNGQVGLDAVVLFSASRRPAARRMARSAIALSLAALLLSSIPLVQLPGAIQRAAQAMQTTLGDTYDLPGNSTQNGRSRPFVFSDLIRGIPVAAEVTAESIEYAAADGTPLRLVKYQPVVRPSEPMGAIAAIYGGAWRSGDADENAHFNRYLAARGYTVIALDYRHAPEHPFPAQLQDVQQGLQLIRQRAAEWGVEGDRLALLGWSAGAHLATLVAFQPDAVPVRGIVGYYGPVDLAEGYRNPPRPDPINTRALLEDFLSGTPDTEPAEYRAASPITYVRPGLPPVLLIYGDRDHVVKPEFGQQLYQALRANGNTAALIRLPWAEHAFDAIFRGIGNQIALYHVERFLDWAIAQ from the coding sequence ATGAGTCGGGTCGCAGGCTTGGTGATCTTGTTGCTCAGCGGGGTGGGGCTGTTTCTCAGCCTGTGGACGGTTGTGCCTGCGCCGACCCTTGCGCTGCTGCCGCTGGGCGTGGGTGCGCCGGAAATCAGCCCACTTTTGATGTTGGTGAATGGGCAGGTGGGGCTGGATGCAGTCGTCCTGTTTTCCGCCAGCCGTCGTCCTGCGGCTCGGCGCATGGCCCGCAGCGCGATCGCCCTCAGCCTGGCCGCCCTTTTGCTCAGCAGCATTCCGCTGGTTCAACTGCCGGGAGCCATCCAGCGGGCAGCACAGGCGATGCAGACGACGCTAGGCGACACTTACGATTTGCCAGGAAATTCAACCCAGAACGGGCGATCGCGCCCATTTGTCTTTTCCGACCTAATTCGCGGCATTCCTGTTGCTGCCGAAGTCACCGCAGAGTCGATCGAGTACGCCGCAGCCGACGGCACGCCGCTCCGCCTGGTGAAGTATCAGCCCGTGGTGCGTCCGTCGGAGCCGATGGGGGCGATCGCCGCAATCTATGGCGGTGCGTGGCGATCGGGCGATGCCGACGAAAACGCGCACTTTAACCGATATCTGGCGGCGCGGGGCTATACGGTGATCGCGCTGGACTATCGCCACGCGCCAGAGCATCCCTTCCCGGCGCAGCTTCAGGATGTGCAGCAGGGGCTACAACTGATTCGCCAGCGGGCGGCGGAATGGGGCGTGGAGGGCGATCGCCTTGCCCTGCTTGGCTGGTCGGCAGGCGCACACCTGGCCACCTTGGTCGCCTTCCAGCCCGATGCCGTGCCCGTGCGGGGAATCGTCGGCTACTACGGCCCGGTAGACCTAGCGGAGGGTTATCGCAATCCGCCGCGCCCTGACCCCATCAACACCCGCGCTTTGCTAGAAGACTTCCTGAGCGGCACGCCAGACACCGAACCCGCCGAATATCGCGCCGCCTCGCCGATTACTTATGTGCGCCCCGGTCTGCCGCCTGTGCTGCTGATCTATGGCGATCGCGACCATGTGGTCAAGCCGGAATTCGGCCAGCAGCTTTACCAAGCACTCCGTGCCAATGGCAACACCGCCGCCCTAATCCGCCTGCCCTGGGCAGAACACGCCTTCGACGCGATCTTTCGCGGCATCGGCAACCAGATCGCGCTGTATCATGTGGAGCGGTTTCTGGATTGGGCGATCGCCCAGTAG
- a CDS encoding NFACT family protein, translating to MQPVDYTTLMAACAELRATWLPARLEQVVQRDRHTIALCLRTLDQRGWLTLSWHPQAARVCIDPPPPKGPDTFTFSQQLRHQLNGLALVAIEAIAPWERVLDFQFARRPGDPALWHLYVEIMGKYSNVVLTTADNQIVTVAHQVNDQQSSVRPVLTGQPYEFPPSLTESVPSLEEPLERWQERVALIPGPLKRNLLKAYRGLSSALVRRLIAAAGLDPERQTDSLSEAEWARLGDRWRAWLTALQTEQFSPGWLSDGYTVLGWDDALPAESVQALLSRYYTDELNRQVFSQLRHQLNQRLTNLLNKLYVKAADFQARLVQSDEADRYRAQADLLMAHLHEWQPGLKSIELADFETGEPVNIALDPEKNAVQNAQALYKRHQKLRRSRQALEPLLADVQAEIAYLEQVQVAVLQVDTYTMPEDLEALEEIRDELIQQRYLDDPDQRYRGTAATNTNFRRYTTPSGFEVLIGRNNHQNDQLISRTATDYDLWFHSQEIPGSHALLRLPAGAVPEDADLQFTADLAAYYSRAAQSDQVPVVYTEPRHVYKPKGARPGTVIYKQERVIWGQPQQARRWLESAASSAPVSTPEPVAP from the coding sequence GTGCAACCCGTTGACTACACGACTCTGATGGCTGCCTGCGCTGAACTGCGAGCAACCTGGCTCCCGGCTCGGCTGGAGCAGGTTGTGCAGCGCGATCGCCACACGATCGCCCTCTGCCTCCGCACGCTGGATCAGCGCGGCTGGCTTACGCTTTCCTGGCATCCGCAAGCCGCCAGAGTGTGCATCGACCCGCCACCGCCCAAAGGGCCCGACACGTTTACCTTTAGCCAACAACTGCGGCATCAGCTTAACGGATTGGCGCTGGTGGCGATAGAGGCGATCGCCCCCTGGGAGCGGGTGCTGGATTTTCAGTTTGCTCGACGACCCGGCGACCCTGCCCTATGGCATCTCTATGTGGAGATCATGGGCAAATACAGCAACGTAGTGTTAACAACTGCTGACAATCAAATCGTTACTGTGGCGCATCAGGTTAACGATCAGCAGTCGAGTGTGCGTCCGGTGCTGACGGGGCAGCCCTACGAGTTTCCCCCTAGCTTGACTGAATCCGTGCCCAGCCTGGAGGAGCCGCTAGAGCGCTGGCAGGAACGAGTGGCGCTGATTCCCGGCCCGCTCAAGCGCAACTTGCTAAAAGCTTATCGCGGGCTGAGTTCGGCACTGGTGCGGCGGCTGATCGCAGCGGCAGGTCTCGATCCGGAGCGTCAGACAGATTCGCTGAGCGAGGCAGAGTGGGCCCGGCTGGGCGATCGCTGGCGGGCCTGGCTGACGGCGCTGCAAACCGAGCAGTTTTCCCCCGGCTGGTTGTCCGATGGCTACACCGTGCTGGGCTGGGACGATGCGCTTCCGGCTGAGTCAGTACAAGCGCTGCTCAGCCGCTATTACACCGACGAGCTAAACCGCCAGGTTTTCTCGCAACTCCGCCATCAGCTGAATCAGCGGCTGACGAACCTGCTCAACAAGCTCTACGTCAAAGCGGCAGACTTCCAGGCGCGGCTGGTGCAGTCTGACGAAGCCGACCGCTATCGAGCGCAGGCCGATTTGCTCATGGCGCACCTGCACGAGTGGCAGCCAGGGCTAAAATCCATTGAGCTAGCAGACTTTGAGACCGGCGAACCCGTCAACATTGCCCTTGATCCTGAAAAGAACGCCGTGCAGAATGCCCAGGCGCTTTACAAGCGACACCAAAAATTGCGGCGATCGCGCCAGGCCCTTGAACCGCTGCTGGCCGACGTGCAGGCCGAGATCGCCTACCTGGAACAGGTGCAGGTTGCCGTCCTGCAAGTAGACACCTACACCATGCCAGAAGACTTAGAAGCACTCGAAGAAATTCGCGACGAACTAATCCAGCAGCGCTATCTCGACGACCCCGACCAGCGCTATCGAGGAACTGCGGCGACGAACACAAACTTCCGCCGCTACACCACGCCCAGTGGCTTTGAGGTTCTCATCGGGCGCAACAACCACCAGAACGACCAGCTCATCTCGCGCACTGCGACCGACTACGACCTCTGGTTTCACAGTCAGGAAATTCCGGGGAGCCATGCCCTGCTGCGGCTGCCAGCGGGTGCAGTGCCAGAGGATGCCGACCTACAATTCACGGCTGACCTCGCTGCCTACTACAGCCGCGCTGCCCAAAGTGATCAGGTTCCCGTCGTCTACACGGAACCGCGTCATGTGTATAAACCTAAGGGCGCACGACCCGGCACAGTGATTTACAAACAGGAGCGGGTGATTTGGGGACAGCCGCAGCAGGCTAGGCGTTGGCTGGAGTCTGCTGCCAGTTCTGCTCCCGTCTCTACGCCAGAACCCGTTGCGCCATGA
- the remA gene encoding extracellular matrix/biofilm regulator RemA, with amino-acid sequence MDIRLINIGFGNIVSANRVIAIVSPESAPIKRIISDARDRGQLIDATYGRRTRAVIVTDSGHVVLSAIQPETVANRFMVSKDNSDD; translated from the coding sequence ATGGACATCCGGCTCATTAATATCGGCTTCGGGAATATCGTGTCTGCAAATCGGGTGATTGCCATTGTCAGCCCCGAGTCCGCCCCTATCAAGCGTATCATCAGCGATGCCCGCGATCGCGGACAGTTAATTGATGCTACTTATGGTCGTCGCACTCGTGCGGTCATTGTGACTGATTCTGGACATGTGGTGTTGTCAGCGATTCAGCCTGAAACAGTCGCCAACCGCTTCATGGTGAGCAAAGACAACAGTGATGACTAG
- the gmk gene encoding guanylate kinase, producing MQERWSSGRLIVLTGPSGVGKGTLLKALMTRHPELYLSISATTRAPRPGEVDGQHYFFLSRAEFQALVDQGELLEWAEFAGNCYGTPRRPVETAVQEGKWVILEIELEGARQIRDTFPEALRIFVLPPSLHELEHRLRGRGQDSEEAIARRLERARAEINAADEFDVQVVNDDLGLALDRIERILFPTADTLPDPAIALSEKVKTS from the coding sequence ATGCAAGAGCGTTGGTCAAGTGGCAGGCTAATTGTCCTAACTGGGCCGAGCGGGGTTGGCAAGGGCACGCTCTTGAAAGCCTTGATGACACGGCATCCTGAGCTTTATCTCTCGATCTCAGCGACGACTCGTGCGCCGCGTCCTGGAGAGGTCGATGGTCAGCACTATTTTTTTCTGAGTCGTGCCGAGTTTCAGGCGCTGGTTGACCAAGGGGAACTGCTGGAGTGGGCTGAGTTTGCAGGCAACTGCTACGGCACGCCCCGCCGCCCTGTGGAGACAGCAGTTCAGGAGGGGAAGTGGGTCATTTTAGAAATTGAGCTAGAAGGGGCACGGCAAATTCGAGACACCTTCCCAGAAGCGCTGCGAATTTTTGTGCTGCCGCCTTCGCTGCACGAGCTAGAACATCGTTTGAGGGGGCGGGGGCAAGATTCGGAAGAAGCGATCGCCCGTCGGCTGGAGCGGGCCCGCGCTGAAATCAATGCGGCTGACGAGTTTGATGTGCAGGTCGTCAACGATGATCTGGGTCTAGCCCTAGACCGCATTGAGCGAATTCTATTCCCAACCGCAGATACCCTGCCAGACCCAGCGATCGCCCTCAGCGAAAAGGTCAAAACGTCTTGA